A genomic region of Denticeps clupeoides chromosome 9, fDenClu1.1, whole genome shotgun sequence contains the following coding sequences:
- the LOC114797462 gene encoding zinc-binding protein A33-like: protein MASYKRKLSFSEEDLSCPVCYEIFKDPLILSCSHSVCKVCLQQFWESKGSPECPVCRRRSSKEDPPVNLALKNLCESFSIERSQRSSAGSEVLCSQHGEKLKLFCLEDQQLVCLVCRDSKSHKDHNFSPINEAALDLKEELKIKLKPLQEKMKNFRYFKVSCDETARKIKIQTQHTERRIKEEFEMLHQFLEDEEAARIAALREEEEQKSQMTKEKMEKMSREISSLSDTIRAVEEEMGAEDVSFLQVPRLTQCRLEHPERLSGALIHVEKHLENLKFTVWEKMQEIIHYTPVTLNPITAHPQLVLSEDLTSVRSSDERQKLPDNPERFNNTRSVLGSEGFNSGTRFWDVDVEENTGWILGVMTESAGRKGEVYRTSGIWYTCYYAGKYGAGSTPKPATLLSVNRKMQKIRVTLDWDGGKLSFSDAVNNTHLHTLTHTFTERVFPYFNTGCKLSPLRILPVKIRVSVEHQN, encoded by the exons atggcTTCTTATAAAAGGAAATTGTCTTTCTCAGAAGAGGacctctcctgtcctgtgtgctaTGAAATTTTCAAGGATCCTCTCATCCTGTCCTGTAGTCACAGCGTCTGTAAAGTTTGTCTGCAGCAGTTCTGGGAGAGTAAAGGATCTCCAGAATGTCCAGTCTGTAGGAGAAGAAGCTCAAAAGAAGATCCTCCTGTTAATCTTGCTTTAAAGAACCTGTGTGAGTCCTTCTCAATAGAAAGAAGTCAGAGATCTTCAGCAGGATCTGAGGTTCTCTGCAGTCAACACGGTGAGAAACTCAAACTCTTCTGTCTGGAGGAtcagcagcttgtgtgtttggtgtgtcggGATTCAAAAAGTCATAAAGACCACAACTTCAGCCCGATAAATGAAGCAGCTCTGGATCTGAAG GAGGAGCTGAAGATTAAATTGAAGCCCTTACAGGAAAAGATGAAGAACTTTAGATATTTTAAAGTGTCCTGTGATGAAACTGCACGGAAGATTAAG ATccagacccaacacacagagaggaggattaaggaggagtttgagatgcttcaccagtttctagaagatgaagaagcagccaggatagcagcactgagggaggaagaggagcagaagagtcagatgacgaaggagaagatggagaagatgagtagagagatatcatctctttcagacacaatcagagccgtagaagaggagatgggagctgaagacgtctcattcctgcaggtaccaagact aacccagtgcagactggagcatccagagaggctttcaggagccctgatccatgtggagaaacacctggagaacctgaagttcacagtctgggagaagatgcaggagattattcaCTATA ctcctgtgactctgaatcccatcactgctcacccacaactcgtcctgtctgaagatctgaccagTGTGAGATCCAGTGATGAGAGACAGAAGCTTCCTGATAATCCAGAGAGATTTAATAACACCAGGTCTGTTCTGGGTTCTGAGGGCTTCAACTCAGGGACTCGCTTCTGGGATGTTGATGTCGAGGAAAATACAGGCTGGATACTGGGTGTCATGACAGAATCTgcagggaggaagggagaagTTTACAGGACAAGTGGAATCTGGTATACATGTTATTATGCTGGTAAATATGGAGCAGGTTCTACACCGAAGCCAGCGACTCTCCTCAGCGTTAACAGGAAGAtgcagaagatcagagtgaCGCTGGACTGGGACGGAGGAAAGTTGTCATTCTCTGAtgctgttaataacacacatctacacactctcacacacactttcactgagagAGTCTTTCCTTACTTTAATACTGGCTGTAAACTCTCTCCACTGAGGATCTTACCAGTGAAGATTCGTGTATCAGTAGAACATCAGAACTGA